One part of the Chryseobacterium sp. 7 genome encodes these proteins:
- a CDS encoding YdeI/OmpD-associated family protein, translated as MADDIVFVFNENPQAKDLFDKMSYTHRKEYIRWIEEAKKPETRENRKIKMIQMILDGKMGI; from the coding sequence ATTGCAGATGATATAGTATTCGTCTTTAATGAAAATCCACAAGCAAAAGATCTATTTGACAAAATGAGTTACACTCACCGAAAGGAATACATCCGTTGGATTGAAGAAGCCAAGAAACCTGAAACAAGAGAAAACAGAAAAATAAAAATGATCCAGATGATTCTGGATGGAAAAATGGGGATATAA
- a CDS encoding DUF4919 domain-containing protein has protein sequence MKYHFFLLFIMFSVFGFSQKSKIDLKAIEKSLKSPDSPYNYEKLIFKYKGYPKSLDSIESQYLYYGRNFRNDKISTSDDSFKNLVDAFKQNNFTDCIKQGKTLYGQDPTNLDILLILLRAYDSVKDGNNFMHHLNQFRALTDGIKNSGDGKSEKTAYVVNSVGDEYILLNILNIGQDYTRSSKTSQDAMYDVWEKEGSKVYIKILYLELTN, from the coding sequence ATGAAGTATCACTTTTTCCTTTTATTTATTATGTTTTCGGTTTTTGGGTTCAGCCAGAAATCAAAAATCGACTTAAAAGCTATTGAGAAAAGCCTCAAAAGTCCTGATTCTCCGTACAATTACGAGAAACTTATTTTTAAGTATAAAGGGTATCCAAAGTCTCTGGACAGTATAGAATCCCAGTATCTTTACTATGGAAGAAACTTTAGAAATGATAAAATAAGCACGTCAGATGACAGCTTTAAGAATCTTGTAGATGCTTTTAAGCAGAACAATTTTACAGATTGCATCAAACAGGGAAAGACATTGTATGGTCAAGATCCTACCAACCTGGATATTTTGCTGATCCTGCTTAGAGCCTATGACTCTGTGAAAGATGGAAATAATTTTATGCATCATCTGAACCAGTTTCGTGCGCTTACGGACGGGATAAAAAATTCAGGAGACGGTAAGTCTGAGAAAACAGCCTATGTCGTCAATTCTGTAGGAGACGAATACATTCTGCTGAACATTCTGAATATAGGGCAAGACTATACAAGAAGTTCAAAAACTTCTCAGGATGCCATGTATGATGTCTGGGAAAAAGAGGGTAGTAAGGTCTATATTAAAATACTTTATTTGGAACTAACCAATTAA
- a CDS encoding cation:proton antiporter: protein MELYYSFSALIVLASIFAYLNYRFLKLPSTIGIMVIAIVVSIFLVMFGETVLPRTFGHLHKLMNGIDFTEVLMGAMLNFLLFAGGIHININDLKEQFRPVVIFSTVGVVISTFVVGFGMFYLLPYVGVKLPFIYCLVFGALISPTDPVAVLSVLKQANVSKSLETKVAGESLFNDGMAVVVFTVILQLAVGKEVDLSVETIGLLLLKEAGGGLLLGVLLGWVTSRLMREVDDYIISVLVTLSVVMGGYLIARQMHISGPLTMVAAGLFMGNFNRSFKMKSVTQDYLIKFWELIDEILNAVLFLFIGFELLMIKDLKHFMIPGLAAIVVVLFARFISIWGPTKFTSLRRSFSPQTVKVLVWGGIRGGVSIALAMSIPKSEYSEIILSITYCVVVFSIIVQGLTIAKVANPNKIAKEEEEQENIAVEENA, encoded by the coding sequence GTGGAGTTATATTATTCATTTTCAGCATTAATCGTATTAGCATCAATATTTGCCTATCTTAATTACAGGTTTCTGAAACTTCCGAGCACCATCGGAATTATGGTAATCGCCATTGTGGTTTCTATTTTTCTGGTAATGTTCGGAGAAACAGTGCTTCCGAGAACTTTCGGGCATCTTCATAAGCTTATGAACGGCATCGATTTTACGGAGGTTTTAATGGGTGCTATGCTTAATTTTCTGCTCTTTGCAGGAGGAATTCATATTAATATTAATGACCTGAAAGAACAGTTCAGACCTGTAGTAATATTTTCCACGGTAGGTGTTGTGATATCTACTTTTGTAGTAGGATTCGGAATGTTCTATCTGCTTCCTTATGTGGGGGTTAAGCTTCCGTTTATCTACTGTCTTGTTTTTGGTGCTTTGATTTCACCTACCGATCCGGTAGCAGTTCTGAGTGTACTGAAACAGGCTAATGTATCAAAATCCCTGGAAACAAAAGTAGCCGGAGAATCGCTCTTCAATGACGGTATGGCAGTTGTGGTCTTTACCGTAATCTTACAGCTGGCAGTCGGAAAAGAGGTGGATTTGAGTGTTGAAACCATAGGATTACTTTTGCTTAAAGAAGCAGGAGGAGGTCTTTTACTCGGAGTTCTGCTGGGGTGGGTTACCTCAAGGCTGATGCGTGAGGTAGATGATTATATTATTTCCGTACTAGTAACGCTTTCTGTGGTGATGGGAGGATATCTTATTGCCCGCCAGATGCATATTTCCGGGCCATTGACAATGGTTGCGGCAGGATTGTTTATGGGGAACTTCAACAGAAGTTTCAAAATGAAATCGGTAACTCAGGATTACCTGATCAAGTTCTGGGAATTGATTGATGAAATTCTGAATGCCGTATTATTCCTGTTCATCGGATTTGAACTTTTGATGATTAAAGATCTCAAACATTTTATGATTCCGGGATTAGCAGCGATTGTAGTTGTTCTTTTTGCAAGATTTATTTCCATCTGGGGCCCTACAAAATTTACTTCACTCAGAAGAAGCTTCAGTCCGCAGACAGTAAAAGTTTTGGTTTGGGGAGGAATCAGAGGCGGTGTTTCAATTGCACTGGCGATGTCTATTCCCAAAAGTGAATACAGTGAAATTATTTTGAGTATTACCTATTGTGTTGTTGTATTCTCGATCATTGTTCAGGGGCTTACCATTGCTAAAGTAGCCAATCCTAATAAGATTGCCAAAGAAGAGGAAGAACAGGAAAATATTGCTGTAGAAGAAAACGCTTAA
- a CDS encoding META domain-containing protein, with the protein MKKILLSLFAVLLLGVVLNCSSMPAKNPSLQRQWMLVSLDGFSKDQLIANKAEMNLTANMVDGKIQGSAYMGCNQMSFVTEFKKGGKVKISKGVSTMKACQNMELETSFQKKIETMTKYSVEGHFLTLTNENGNSMKFVAADWD; encoded by the coding sequence ATGAAAAAGATACTATTGTCACTTTTTGCAGTTTTACTTTTAGGAGTAGTTTTAAATTGTTCTTCAATGCCAGCTAAAAATCCTTCTCTTCAAAGACAATGGATGCTTGTTTCATTGGATGGTTTTTCAAAAGATCAACTGATTGCTAATAAGGCTGAAATGAACCTGACCGCTAATATGGTTGATGGAAAAATTCAAGGAAGTGCTTATATGGGATGTAACCAAATGTCTTTTGTAACTGAATTTAAAAAAGGAGGAAAAGTGAAAATTTCAAAAGGAGTAAGTACAATGAAAGCCTGCCAGAATATGGAGCTTGAAACCTCTTTTCAGAAGAAAATTGAAACCATGACAAAATATTCAGTGGAAGGACATTTTCTTACTTTAACCAATGAGAATGGCAATTCAATGAAATTTGTAGCAGCAGATTGGGATTAA
- a CDS encoding S46 family peptidase, which yields MKRLFLLFTFLLGFAQMRADEGMWLLMLIKRLNGVDMQKEGLHLTPEEIYSVNNSSLKDAIVSFGGFCTGEIVSDKGLIFTNHHCGYGAVAAASTPEKDYLKNGFWAMKQKDEFNAKDLYVRFLVRMDDATQRITSKLNNNMTGAERKAVIDAETKAIQTENSENGKYTVVVRDFFNGNEFYYFVYQDYKDIRLVGAPPSSLGKFGGDTDNWEWPRHTADFTVFRVYADAAGNPAEYSPSNTPLKPKHFLPVSLKGIKPGDFSMILGYPGRTNRYLTSYGIQQMVTKDYPAWVEASKLAMDVMKKYMDKDKATQLNYASQYASVANYWKNRQGTIDAVEKNGTISDKQKIEETYNKWAAMPGNDQYNGVLEDIGIYYKQVSDRNVERNYASQFSRNAKYMTLALQVGSALKAYAAQDMQGRLAMKAKTEAAIKAAYENFNPSLEGEMLAAMTSLYQARVKNPEVASATILGLDAKTVSNVAYSSIFANKTSATNFLLNPDALKLDADPLWKAANGIVADQKISTERFVKIDDNFAKNNRLFLAGLMKAMPEKKFYPDANSTMRLTYGTVDKLPIRTDRNYFGITDNYYTDMTGLVGKYKKGDEEFDLPQRVIDLYNLKDFGQYADAAGYMPVNFLSNNDITGGNSGSPVIDGDGNLIGIAFDGNSEALSGDIVFEQEWQKTINVDVRFVLWTIDKYAGARRLVDELKLVRSENTPADTKTKNSGTTTMPKKIKKK from the coding sequence ATGAAAAGACTATTTCTACTATTCACTTTCTTATTGGGCTTTGCTCAAATGAGGGCGGATGAGGGGATGTGGCTGCTAATGCTCATCAAAAGACTTAACGGTGTTGATATGCAAAAAGAGGGTCTACATCTTACGCCTGAAGAAATTTATTCTGTGAACAATTCAAGCTTAAAGGATGCTATCGTAAGTTTCGGTGGTTTCTGTACAGGAGAGATTGTTTCTGATAAAGGACTTATATTTACAAACCACCACTGTGGTTATGGTGCCGTTGCTGCTGCTTCTACACCGGAAAAAGATTATTTGAAGAACGGTTTCTGGGCAATGAAACAGAAAGACGAATTCAATGCAAAGGATCTTTATGTAAGATTTTTAGTGAGAATGGATGATGCTACGCAGAGAATCACTTCGAAACTAAACAACAATATGACCGGAGCAGAGAGAAAAGCTGTTATTGATGCTGAAACTAAAGCGATTCAGACAGAAAACTCTGAAAACGGAAAATATACTGTAGTAGTAAGAGATTTCTTCAACGGAAATGAATTCTACTATTTTGTATACCAGGATTATAAAGACATCAGATTAGTAGGTGCTCCACCTTCATCATTAGGAAAATTCGGAGGAGATACAGACAACTGGGAATGGCCAAGACACACAGCAGACTTCACTGTTTTCAGAGTATATGCTGATGCTGCAGGAAATCCTGCTGAATATTCTCCAAGCAACACCCCATTGAAGCCTAAGCACTTCCTTCCGGTTTCTCTTAAAGGAATCAAGCCTGGGGATTTCTCTATGATCTTGGGTTACCCTGGAAGAACAAACCGTTACCTGACTTCTTACGGAATTCAGCAAATGGTAACTAAAGATTACCCGGCTTGGGTAGAAGCTTCTAAATTGGCTATGGATGTAATGAAAAAGTACATGGACAAGGATAAAGCTACTCAGCTTAACTATGCTTCTCAATATGCTTCAGTAGCAAACTACTGGAAAAACAGACAGGGAACTATTGACGCAGTAGAGAAAAACGGAACTATTTCTGACAAACAAAAAATAGAAGAAACTTACAATAAGTGGGCTGCAATGCCTGGAAATGACCAATACAATGGCGTTTTAGAAGATATTGGCATATACTATAAACAAGTTTCTGATAGAAATGTTGAAAGAAACTACGCTTCTCAGTTCTCAAGAAATGCAAAATATATGACTCTTGCGCTACAGGTAGGATCTGCTCTTAAAGCTTACGCGGCTCAAGATATGCAGGGAAGACTGGCTATGAAAGCTAAAACTGAAGCGGCTATCAAAGCGGCTTATGAAAACTTCAACCCATCTTTAGAAGGAGAAATGCTTGCTGCAATGACAAGTCTTTACCAAGCCAGAGTTAAAAATCCGGAAGTTGCTTCTGCCACTATTTTAGGTTTAGATGCTAAAACGGTTTCAAATGTAGCTTATTCTTCAATTTTTGCCAATAAAACTTCTGCAACCAACTTCTTATTGAATCCAGATGCACTAAAGCTGGATGCTGATCCACTTTGGAAAGCTGCTAACGGAATTGTTGCTGATCAAAAAATAAGCACTGAAAGATTTGTTAAAATAGACGACAATTTTGCAAAAAATAACCGTCTTTTCTTAGCTGGTCTGATGAAGGCTATGCCTGAGAAAAAATTCTACCCGGATGCTAACTCTACCATGAGATTAACGTATGGTACTGTAGATAAATTACCTATCAGAACTGACAGAAACTATTTCGGTATTACGGATAACTATTATACAGATATGACTGGTCTTGTTGGAAAATACAAGAAAGGTGATGAAGAATTCGACCTTCCTCAAAGAGTGATTGATCTTTATAACCTTAAAGATTTCGGACAGTATGCTGATGCTGCAGGATATATGCCTGTAAACTTCCTTTCTAACAACGATATTACAGGAGGTAACTCTGGTTCTCCGGTAATTGATGGAGACGGAAACCTTATCGGTATTGCTTTCGATGGTAACAGCGAAGCATTAAGCGGTGACATCGTATTCGAACAGGAATGGCAGAAAACAATCAACGTAGACGTTCGTTTTGTTCTTTGGACAATCGATAAGTATGCGGGTGCAAGAAGATTAGTTGACGAATTGAAGCTTGTAAGAAGTGAAAACACTCCTGCTGATACAAAAACTAAAAACTCAGGTACTACAACAATGCCTAAGAAAATCAAGAAAAAATAA
- a CDS encoding DUF6122 family protein, whose translation MAPSDIALLKTFTHYFLHLVFPVFIALIFYRKNWKKAYFILLATMLVDLDHLFANPIFDPSRESIGFHFLHSYYAIAVYFLLLFFKGNIRIIGIGLLFHMFTDYQDFNFWPH comes from the coding sequence ATGGCTCCATCAGATATTGCATTGCTCAAGACCTTTACGCATTATTTTTTACATCTCGTTTTTCCGGTCTTTATTGCATTGATTTTTTATCGTAAAAACTGGAAGAAGGCTTATTTCATTCTTCTGGCTACCATGTTGGTAGACCTGGACCATCTTTTTGCCAATCCTATTTTTGACCCATCACGAGAAAGCATAGGTTTTCATTTTTTACATTCCTATTATGCCATTGCGGTGTATTTTTTGCTGCTGTTCTTTAAAGGAAATATAAGGATTATAGGAATTGGGCTGCTGTTTCATATGTTTACAGATTATCAGGACTTTAACTTCTGGCCTCATTAA
- a CDS encoding ion channel has product MTGGFRKKIRQKNAENSGFGTNASGRFINKDGLPNVQRKGVNVFNRLSWYHTMLNLSSFRFISYLVIAYILVNLLFAMIYYLIGVEHLTGIDKSDPLNEFIDVFFFSSQTFTTVGYGRIAPVGFLASLVATFEAFLGLLTFAIATGLFYGRFSRPRAFLRFSDIAVIAPFQDSPALMFRLAPYKNNALTDADVILSAAIEVIENGVAKNNFYRLDTQMSKINTLALNWTVVHKIDENSPFYGFSEEDFKNTDIELIVQIRAFDEVFSNTVVQRSSYTTGEIVYGAKFVPMYYPSKENLTTILDLDKINEYKKEELPDFVRNNE; this is encoded by the coding sequence ATGACAGGAGGATTCAGAAAAAAGATCCGGCAGAAAAATGCTGAGAACAGCGGTTTCGGAACCAATGCATCCGGAAGATTTATCAATAAAGACGGCCTTCCGAATGTTCAGAGAAAAGGGGTGAATGTTTTCAACAGGCTAAGCTGGTATCATACGATGCTGAATCTTTCATCATTCCGTTTTATCTCGTATCTGGTGATTGCTTATATTCTGGTCAATCTTCTTTTTGCCATGATCTATTATCTGATTGGCGTGGAACATCTTACCGGAATTGATAAAAGTGATCCGTTGAATGAATTTATTGATGTTTTTTTCTTCAGTTCCCAGACGTTTACCACGGTAGGTTACGGAAGAATAGCCCCGGTAGGTTTTTTGGCAAGTCTTGTGGCTACTTTTGAAGCTTTTCTGGGATTGCTTACCTTTGCCATTGCAACCGGACTTTTCTACGGAAGATTTTCAAGACCACGGGCTTTCCTTAGGTTTTCTGATATAGCTGTTATTGCACCGTTTCAGGATTCTCCGGCACTGATGTTCAGGCTGGCTCCTTATAAAAATAATGCATTAACGGATGCTGATGTTATTCTTTCAGCAGCTATTGAAGTGATAGAAAATGGCGTTGCTAAAAATAATTTTTACAGGCTAGATACTCAGATGAGCAAGATCAATACACTGGCGCTCAACTGGACGGTAGTACATAAGATTGATGAAAATTCTCCGTTTTACGGCTTTTCCGAAGAGGATTTTAAAAATACGGATATTGAGCTTATTGTACAGATCCGTGCATTTGACGAAGTATTTTCAAACACAGTAGTTCAAAGATCTTCGTATACCACGGGTGAAATTGTTTACGGGGCTAAATTTGTCCCAATGTATTATCCAAGCAAAGAAAATCTTACCACTATTCTGGATCTGGATAAAATTAATGAATACAAAAAAGAAGAGCTTCCGGATTTTGTGAGAAATAATGAATAA
- a CDS encoding calcium:proton antiporter — protein MRLKELLHYTYIFPILAVGYYFSGLMGNGVIYDILAGVLLIASVLSAVHHAEVVAHKVGEPFGTIILALCITIIEVALIISLMVAGGDQAITLARDTVFAAVMLILNGILGICILVGGVKYHEQFFARTSATTYLVSIVSILVLTLVLPNFTSSVNGPFYNEAQLIFISIACLVIYGVFLMVQTVRHRSYFIVPDEHPEEHYIPSLPKTLISFIFLVICLVIVVLMAKGLSDTIEGMVQSLGAPKSLVGVIIAAVVLLPEGVAAIRAARANQIQSSLNLALGSALASIGLTIPAVSAVCIMYDIPLVLGLDKKDIILLSLSVFIVMLSLSRGKTNILYGTVLLVNLAAYIFTVIVP, from the coding sequence ATGAGACTAAAAGAACTTTTACATTATACCTATATTTTTCCTATTCTGGCAGTAGGATACTACTTTTCCGGTTTAATGGGAAATGGTGTTATTTATGATATCCTTGCAGGTGTTTTATTAATTGCGAGTGTTTTATCAGCAGTGCATCATGCAGAAGTAGTGGCTCATAAAGTAGGAGAACCTTTTGGAACCATTATCCTGGCGCTTTGTATCACCATTATTGAAGTGGCGTTGATCATCTCGCTGATGGTTGCCGGCGGAGATCAGGCGATCACGCTGGCCAGAGATACCGTTTTTGCTGCCGTAATGCTTATTCTTAACGGAATTTTGGGGATATGTATTCTGGTAGGCGGTGTTAAATATCATGAACAGTTCTTCGCAAGAACCTCAGCAACGACTTATCTGGTGAGTATTGTTTCTATCCTGGTACTTACCCTTGTCCTTCCTAATTTTACTTCAAGTGTCAACGGACCATTCTATAATGAAGCGCAGCTTATTTTTATATCCATCGCATGTCTTGTTATTTACGGCGTTTTCCTGATGGTACAGACTGTGCGCCATAGAAGTTATTTTATTGTTCCTGATGAACATCCGGAAGAACATTATATTCCTTCGTTGCCCAAAACTCTTATCAGTTTTATTTTTCTGGTGATTTGCCTTGTTATTGTCGTATTAATGGCAAAAGGACTATCTGATACAATAGAAGGAATGGTACAAAGTCTTGGGGCTCCGAAATCCCTTGTTGGGGTGATTATTGCAGCTGTGGTACTGCTTCCTGAAGGTGTTGCTGCCATACGTGCAGCAAGAGCCAATCAGATACAATCCAGCTTAAATCTTGCACTGGGTTCAGCATTGGCAAGTATAGGTTTGACTATTCCTGCGGTTTCTGCGGTATGTATCATGTATGATATTCCGCTGGTGTTAGGCCTGGACAAAAAAGATATTATCCTGCTTTCTTTATCTGTATTTATCGTAATGCTTTCTTTAAGCCGGGGAAAAACAAATATCCTGTACGGAACTGTTCTATTGGTAAATCTGGCAGCCTATATTTTTACGGTAATTGTTCCTTAA
- a CDS encoding group III truncated hemoglobin: MKKMESREDIEHLVNSFYAKVVKDETIGFFFNDVAKVDWDKHLPKMYSFWESILFGQMTYKGNPMGVHFPINEIQAMEQKHFDKWLLLWRTTIEENFVGENADMAIYKSENIAKLMAFKMDLARRL, from the coding sequence ATGAAAAAAATGGAGTCAAGAGAGGACATTGAACACCTTGTCAACTCATTTTATGCCAAAGTAGTTAAGGATGAAACCATAGGATTCTTCTTTAATGATGTCGCTAAAGTAGATTGGGATAAGCATCTTCCCAAGATGTATTCTTTCTGGGAATCAATCCTTTTCGGACAGATGACCTATAAAGGAAATCCAATGGGTGTACACTTCCCGATTAATGAAATACAGGCTATGGAACAGAAACATTTTGACAAATGGCTGCTGCTTTGGCGTACCACCATTGAAGAAAACTTTGTAGGGGAAAATGCAGATATGGCAATCTATAAGTCTGAAAACATAGCAAAACTGATGGCGTTTAAAATGGATTTGGCGAGAAGGTTGTGA
- a CDS encoding DUF1905 domain-containing protein yields the protein MKPQPIEFKAIIQQNGEMNAAFVEFPFSTEELFNKKGQVKIKALFDGKVEYRGSLAKMKSDCHILGLTQEA from the coding sequence ATGAAACCTCAACCTATTGAATTCAAAGCCATTATTCAGCAAAACGGAGAGATGAATGCTGCATTTGTAGAATTTCCTTTTTCCACGGAAGAGTTGTTTAATAAGAAAGGTCAGGTAAAGATAAAAGCCCTGTTTGATGGTAAAGTTGAATATCGCGGAAGTCTGGCTAAAATGAAATCTGATTGTCACATTTTAGGTCTTACTCAGGAAGCTTGA
- the hflX gene encoding GTPase HflX gives MLEKKEHNYEKAVLVGVITQNQDEEKLTEYLDELEFLAFTAGATVQKRFTQKLTQPDSKTFIGSGKAIEIKEYVKENEIGTVIFDDELSPSQLKNLERDMEVKILDRTNLILDIFAQRAQTSYARTQVELAQYQYLLPRLTRMWTHLERQKGGIGMRGPGETEIETDRRIIRDRITLLKEKLKTIDKQMATQRNNRGKVVRAALVGYTNVGKSTLMNSISKSEVFAENKLFATLDTTVRKVVIGNLPFLLTDTVGFIRKLPTQLVESFKSTLDEVREADLLIHVVDISHESFEDHIESVNHILMEINAHQKPMIMIFNKIDDFSYEKKDEDDLTPSTRKNISLEEWKKTWMAKSKYPTVFISALTKENFPEMKKMIYDEVMKIHISRFPYNDFLFEYFDNDEEESNN, from the coding sequence ATGTTAGAAAAGAAAGAACATAACTATGAGAAGGCTGTCCTGGTGGGTGTTATTACTCAAAATCAGGACGAAGAAAAACTGACGGAGTATTTAGATGAACTTGAGTTTTTAGCTTTCACAGCCGGAGCTACCGTACAAAAGCGTTTTACCCAAAAACTGACTCAGCCGGATTCCAAAACCTTTATCGGAAGCGGAAAAGCCATTGAGATAAAAGAATATGTAAAAGAAAACGAGATAGGAACTGTAATTTTCGACGATGAACTCTCTCCTTCACAGCTTAAAAATCTGGAAAGAGATATGGAAGTGAAGATTTTGGACCGTACCAATCTTATTCTTGATATTTTTGCCCAAAGAGCCCAGACTTCTTATGCAAGAACTCAGGTAGAATTAGCTCAATATCAGTATCTTTTACCACGATTGACAAGAATGTGGACTCACCTTGAACGTCAGAAAGGGGGGATTGGGATGAGAGGTCCCGGTGAAACGGAAATTGAAACTGACCGTCGTATTATCCGTGACAGAATTACGTTGCTGAAAGAGAAATTAAAGACTATTGACAAACAGATGGCAACTCAGCGTAACAACCGCGGAAAGGTGGTTCGTGCTGCTTTGGTAGGATATACCAACGTAGGAAAATCTACTTTGATGAATTCTATCTCAAAGTCTGAGGTTTTTGCAGAAAATAAATTATTTGCTACCCTAGATACGACTGTAAGAAAAGTGGTGATTGGAAATTTACCTTTCCTGCTTACCGATACCGTAGGGTTTATCAGAAAATTACCGACTCAGCTGGTAGAATCATTCAAATCTACTTTGGATGAAGTGCGTGAAGCTGATCTTTTGATTCATGTAGTGGATATTTCTCACGAAAGCTTTGAAGATCATATAGAATCTGTAAATCATATCCTGATGGAAATTAATGCCCATCAGAAACCAATGATCATGATTTTCAATAAGATTGATGATTTCAGCTATGAGAAAAAGGATGAAGATGATCTTACGCCCTCTACCCGTAAAAATATCTCTCTGGAAGAATGGAAAAAGACGTGGATGGCAAAATCAAAATATCCAACGGTTTTCATTTCTGCATTAACGAAGGAAAACTTCCCGGAAATGAAGAAAATGATCTATGATGAAGTTATGAAAATTCATATTTCAAGATTCCCGTACAACGATTTCCTTTTCGAATATTTCGATAACGACGAGGAAGAAAGCAACAATTAA
- a CDS encoding DNA alkylation repair protein, whose translation MSIVKEIQESLAVLSIPEKAEFFPRFFKTGKGEYGEGDLFLGVTVPDQRSVAKEYYSKISLKDLSLLLSSKYHEHRLTALFMLISKFEKTKDKAVKEEVVAFYLNHLPYVNNWDLVDSTCYKILGRYTFENQKENLLRELSESEEMWHKRIAVVGTMHYIKKGSFDLTKEFVARNLKHPHDLMHKANGWLLREMGNKNESELISYLNQHYKEMPRTCLRYAIEKLDEDLRQDYLKGRV comes from the coding sequence ATGAGCATTGTTAAAGAAATACAGGAATCGCTGGCTGTTCTATCCATTCCTGAAAAGGCAGAATTCTTTCCAAGATTTTTCAAGACAGGAAAAGGAGAATATGGTGAAGGCGATTTGTTTCTGGGCGTAACGGTTCCGGATCAGCGCTCTGTTGCCAAAGAATATTATTCGAAAATCAGTTTAAAAGATCTTAGTCTATTACTTTCTTCAAAATATCATGAGCATAGGCTTACAGCTCTTTTTATGCTGATTTCAAAGTTTGAAAAAACAAAAGATAAAGCCGTAAAAGAAGAAGTAGTTGCTTTTTACCTGAATCATCTTCCTTACGTCAACAATTGGGATCTGGTAGACTCTACCTGTTATAAGATTCTGGGTAGATATACATTTGAAAATCAGAAAGAAAACCTTCTCAGAGAACTTTCGGAATCTGAAGAAATGTGGCATAAGAGAATTGCTGTTGTGGGGACCATGCATTACATTAAAAAAGGTTCGTTTGATCTTACCAAGGAGTTTGTAGCCAGAAACCTGAAACATCCCCACGATCTGATGCATAAAGCAAATGGTTGGTTATTAAGGGAAATGGGGAATAAAAATGAAAGTGAACTTATCAGCTATTTGAATCAGCATTACAAAGAAATGCCCAGAACCTGTCTTCGGTATGCTATCGAAAAACTGGACGAAGATCTTCGTCAGGATTATCTGAAAGGACGTGTTTAA
- a CDS encoding LytR/AlgR family response regulator transcription factor yields the protein MITHIRCMIIDDDELDRLVLQHYIKQYQNIEIVASFESAEKAIPYLDLPVDLLITETSLKGMNGLEFRKLAHKIPACIFVSSHPELAADTFEINTLDFITKPLIADRFHYSMEKLFHFFEVKEKCECYDALIGENCIKIKEGGHIFQIKMRDILYLEALKDYTRIITLEKKYCILNSLGNILQKNCFDSFVRIHRSYAVPRHLIRGKSCHEIELAHHIKLPIGRTYKDNLSFFNP from the coding sequence ATGATTACCCATATTAGATGTATGATTATTGATGATGATGAACTGGACAGGCTGGTTCTTCAGCATTATATCAAACAATATCAGAATATTGAGATTGTTGCTTCTTTTGAATCTGCAGAAAAGGCTATTCCTTATCTTGACCTTCCTGTGGATCTTCTGATTACCGAAACCAGTCTGAAGGGGATGAACGGTCTTGAATTCCGGAAGCTGGCTCATAAAATACCGGCATGTATTTTTGTAAGTTCTCATCCTGAACTGGCTGCCGATACGTTTGAAATCAACACTCTGGATTTTATTACCAAACCGCTTATTGCGGATCGTTTTCATTATTCTATGGAGAAACTTTTCCATTTTTTTGAAGTAAAGGAAAAGTGTGAGTGCTATGATGCCCTGATAGGTGAAAACTGCATCAAAATAAAAGAAGGCGGACATATTTTTCAAATCAAAATGAGAGATATTCTGTATCTGGAAGCCCTGAAAGACTATACAAGAATCATCACCCTCGAAAAAAAATATTGCATTTTAAATTCTTTGGGAAATATTCTGCAAAAAAACTGTTTTGATTCTTTCGTCAGGATACACCGGAGCTATGCTGTACCACGCCATCTCATCCGCGGAAAAAGCTGCCATGAAATAGAACTGGCACACCACATAAAACTCCCTATTGGACGAACTTATAAGGATAATCTTTCTTTTTTCAATCCTTAA